One genomic region from Candidatus Methanoperedens sp. encodes:
- a CDS encoding DUF356 domain-containing protein — translation MNSLAVIRANDNSKLRTALHDLVKYGHISYSSVPRKLEPGFADNILVNIMKAPLKSWSTAAAIVPLMDSASSAINRLRRIHPPAHVIIVSPMHEIYYQLIGCIEMLPEAFPRKYPLSKKISTVEQ, via the coding sequence ATGAATTCACTGGCAGTAATTAGAGCGAATGACAATTCTAAATTAAGAACAGCACTTCACGACCTTGTGAAGTATGGTCATATTTCATACTCCAGCGTACCGAGAAAGCTTGAACCAGGTTTTGCAGATAACATACTTGTAAATATAATGAAGGCTCCATTAAAAAGCTGGAGCACGGCTGCTGCTATTGTGCCGTTAATGGATTCAGCCAGTTCGGCCATCAACAGACTGAGGAGAATTCATCCTCCAGCTCATGTGATAATTGTGAGCCCGATGCATGAGATTTACTATCAGCTGATAGGCTGCATCGAAATGTTGCCAGAGGCATTCCCACGTAAGTACCCCCTTTCAAAAAAGATTTCCACTGTAGAACAGTGA
- the htpX gene encoding zinc metalloprotease HtpX, whose product MKKWYRDYGLQARMVLTMLLLAGLYLIFLVVLSEYGGIGTYGLMVFAGFFLLIQFFFSDKFALWSMGGRIVSEQEEPRLHETVSRLCAIADLPKPKIAIVDSNIPNAFATGRSKDSAVVAVTTSLKQKLSQPELEAVLAHELSHVKNRDMLVITIASFLSTVAFFLARNMLFFGMGGGNRDRDRGAGAAIIVFVISLAVWIISFLLIRALSRYREFAADRGSAVITGQPKHLASALMTISGVMERVPSRDLREVEGMNAFFIIPAISGDLIMNLFSTHPTVGARIRALEDMERKMEF is encoded by the coding sequence ATGAAAAAGTGGTACCGTGATTATGGACTTCAGGCACGCATGGTCCTAACTATGCTCTTGCTTGCTGGGCTGTATCTTATCTTCCTTGTTGTTCTATCAGAGTACGGAGGGATAGGGACATACGGTTTGATGGTGTTTGCAGGTTTTTTCCTGCTCATTCAGTTTTTCTTTTCAGATAAGTTTGCCCTCTGGAGCATGGGCGGGCGTATTGTCAGCGAGCAGGAGGAACCGCGTCTTCATGAAACAGTATCAAGACTCTGCGCAATAGCCGATCTACCTAAGCCGAAAATCGCTATTGTGGATAGCAATATCCCTAACGCCTTTGCAACAGGAAGGAGCAAAGACAGCGCAGTTGTAGCAGTTACGACTTCTTTGAAACAGAAATTAAGCCAGCCAGAGCTTGAAGCAGTGTTGGCCCATGAGTTGAGCCACGTCAAGAATCGTGATATGCTGGTTATCACAATTGCAAGCTTCCTGTCCACCGTTGCCTTTTTCCTTGCGAGGAATATGCTGTTTTTCGGCATGGGTGGCGGAAATCGTGACCGCGACAGGGGCGCAGGCGCCGCGATAATCGTTTTTGTGATATCGCTGGCGGTATGGATCATAAGTTTCCTGCTCATACGTGCTCTTTCAAGATACCGCGAGTTTGCGGCTGACAGAGGCTCTGCGGTAATCACAGGTCAGCCAAAACATCTTGCCTCGGCTCTCATGACCATAAGCGGTGTCATGGAACGTGTACCGTCTCGCGACTTAAGAGAAGTGGAGGGTATGAATGCATTTTTTATCATTCCCGCGATCTCAGGGGATTTGATAATGAATCTCTTCTCCACGCATCCAACGGTAGGGGCACGCATACGCGCACTTGAGGATATGGAGCGCAAGATGGAGTTCTAA
- a CDS encoding PspA/IM30 family protein — protein MGLIDRMSTVIKAKVNKILNKFEDPRETLDYSYEKQLELLQNVKRGVAEVTTAKKRLELQKMKLEQNITKLDEQARGALKAGREDLARIALERKGTSQTEIESLTKQIADIYKEQEKLMATEKRLSVKVESFRSTKETIKAQYSAAEAQVKITESVSGISEEMSDVGLAVQRAQDKTEDMKARASALDELVDSGTLEDVTGGTKDDIERELSKIKSKGEVDEQLESLKKEMGK, from the coding sequence ATGGGACTTATAGACAGGATGAGCACAGTCATCAAAGCAAAAGTGAATAAGATTCTAAATAAATTCGAAGATCCGAGAGAGACTCTCGATTACTCTTATGAGAAGCAGCTTGAACTCTTACAAAATGTCAAGCGCGGCGTAGCTGAGGTAACAACTGCCAAGAAGCGGCTTGAATTGCAAAAGATGAAACTCGAGCAGAATATAACAAAATTAGACGAACAGGCGCGAGGTGCCCTGAAAGCTGGACGGGAAGACCTCGCAAGGATTGCGCTTGAGCGAAAGGGCACATCACAGACTGAAATAGAGAGCCTTACGAAGCAGATAGCAGATATTTATAAAGAGCAGGAAAAACTCATGGCAACGGAAAAGCGCCTGTCAGTTAAGGTAGAGTCCTTCCGCTCAACAAAGGAAACCATCAAAGCCCAGTACAGCGCGGCTGAAGCGCAGGTCAAGATTACAGAATCTGTTAGCGGTATCAGCGAAGAGATGAGCGATGTGGGGCTTGCAGTCCAGCGCGCACAGGATAAAACAGAGGATATGAAGGCGCGTGCATCTGCGCTTGATGAACTTGTAGATTCAGGCACTCTTGAAGATGTGACCGGGGGAACGAAGGATGACATTGAACGGGAACTTTCTAAGATAAAGTCAAAGGGTGAAGTGGATGAGCAGCTTGAATCGTTGAAGAAGGAGATGGGAAAATGA